In one Mycobacterium heckeshornense genomic region, the following are encoded:
- a CDS encoding ABC transporter ATP-binding protein, translated as MVTPQEAAQVTAVLDVTDLNVSFETEDIRVPAVRGTSYHIDPGEVVAIVGESGCGKTTAALAVIGLLPEYARVSGSIRLHGKELLGLSDRAMSQIRGRMIGTVFQDPMSALTPVYTIGDQIAEAIEVHNREISRADARRRAVELLELVGIAQPRRRARAFPHELSGGERQRVVIAIAIANDPDLLICDEPTTALDVTVQAQILDVLRTARDVTGAGVLIITHDLGVVSEFADRALVMYAGRPVEIATVDELYRDRRMPYTVGLLGSVPRLDAAQGTRLIPIPGAPPTMTSLSPGACTFAPRCPLAIDECRSAEPDLAYVADGHWAACIRTDDVAGRSAADVFGVSTQPQPTDAAGGHPRVVLRVTDLAKTYRLTKGVVLRRQVGEVRAVDGISFTLEQGRTLGIVGESGSGKSTTLTQILEFTKPEAGSIEILGADVAVLDSAARRRLRTELQVVFQDPIASLDPRLPVFDVIAEPLRANGFSKRECDERVAELLAVVGLDHSDASRYPAEFSGGQKQRIGIARALALRPKILALDEPVSALDVSIQAGIVNLLLDLQRQFGLSYLFVSHDLSVVKHLAHRVAVMYRGMIVEQGDSDQVFTNPQHEYTRRLLAAVPRAHSDVASG; from the coding sequence ATGGTCACGCCGCAGGAGGCGGCCCAAGTGACGGCTGTGCTCGACGTGACTGATCTGAACGTGAGCTTCGAAACCGAGGACATCCGGGTGCCCGCGGTGCGGGGCACGAGCTACCACATCGATCCGGGCGAAGTGGTCGCGATCGTCGGCGAATCCGGTTGCGGCAAAACAACCGCGGCCTTAGCCGTGATCGGATTGCTGCCGGAATACGCTCGAGTGTCGGGATCGATACGGCTGCACGGCAAGGAGCTACTCGGGCTGTCCGACCGCGCGATGTCACAGATCCGCGGCAGGATGATCGGCACCGTATTTCAAGACCCGATGTCGGCGCTGACACCCGTCTACACCATCGGCGACCAGATAGCGGAAGCTATCGAGGTCCACAATCGCGAGATCAGCCGGGCCGATGCGCGCCGGCGTGCCGTCGAGCTGCTCGAGCTGGTCGGCATCGCGCAGCCGCGGCGCCGGGCCAGGGCCTTCCCGCACGAGCTCTCAGGTGGCGAGCGCCAGCGGGTGGTGATCGCAATCGCGATCGCCAACGACCCGGATCTGCTCATCTGCGACGAACCCACCACTGCGCTGGATGTCACGGTGCAGGCGCAGATTCTCGACGTGCTGAGAACCGCTCGCGACGTCACCGGCGCCGGAGTGCTGATCATCACCCACGACCTGGGTGTGGTGTCGGAATTCGCCGACCGGGCACTGGTCATGTATGCCGGACGTCCCGTCGAGATCGCCACAGTCGACGAGCTCTACCGCGACCGCCGCATGCCTTACACAGTCGGGCTGCTCGGCTCGGTGCCGCGACTCGACGCCGCGCAGGGCACCCGGCTGATTCCGATCCCGGGAGCGCCGCCGACGATGACGTCGCTTTCGCCCGGCGCCTGTACGTTCGCTCCTCGCTGCCCCTTGGCGATTGACGAATGCCGTTCGGCGGAGCCCGATCTCGCCTACGTCGCCGACGGCCACTGGGCGGCGTGCATCCGCACCGACGACGTCGCGGGACGCAGCGCAGCCGACGTGTTCGGCGTGTCAACGCAGCCGCAGCCGACCGATGCCGCTGGGGGGCACCCACGGGTGGTGCTGCGGGTCACCGACCTCGCCAAAACCTACCGGCTCACCAAGGGCGTGGTGTTGCGCAGGCAGGTGGGCGAGGTGCGTGCGGTCGACGGGATCAGCTTCACCTTGGAACAGGGCCGGACGTTGGGCATCGTCGGCGAATCCGGTTCGGGCAAATCGACGACCCTAACGCAAATTCTGGAGTTCACCAAGCCGGAGGCAGGTTCCATCGAGATCCTCGGCGCCGATGTCGCGGTTCTCGACTCAGCCGCCCGACGTCGACTGCGGACCGAGCTGCAGGTGGTGTTTCAGGATCCAATCGCCTCACTCGATCCACGGCTGCCGGTCTTCGACGTGATCGCTGAACCGTTGCGTGCCAACGGATTCAGCAAGCGTGAGTGCGACGAACGAGTCGCTGAACTCCTGGCGGTCGTCGGACTGGACCACTCCGACGCCAGCCGCTATCCCGCCGAGTTCTCCGGCGGACAAAAGCAGCGGATCGGGATCGCCCGTGCGCTTGCGCTGCGGCCGAAGATCCTCGCCCTCGACGAGCCGGTGTCAGCGCTCGACGTATCGATCCAGGCCGGCATCGTCAACTTGCTGCTGGACCTGCAGCGGCAGTTCGGGTTGTCCTACCTCTTTGTGTCACATGATCTTTCGGTTGTTAAGCATTTGGCCCATCGGGTGGCGGTGATGTACCGGGGAATGATTGTGGAGCAGGGAGACAGCGATCAGGTGTTCACCAACCCGCAACACGAGTACACCAGACGACTGCTGGCGGCGGTGCCGCGGGCACATTCCGATGTGGCCAGCGGTTAG
- a CDS encoding ABC transporter permease, with the protein MTQQTSPETTAVQSGIEAVAFTSRRNLVVRRFIRNKPAVAALILLVLLFVGCYALPTLLPYSYTALDYDALLQPPSVRHWFGTNALGQDLLARTLRGMQKSMLIGFCVAVISTSIAAAVGSVAGYFGGWRDRALMWLVDLLLVVPSFILIAIVTPRAKQSSSILWLIALLAAFGWMVSSRMVRGLTMSLREREFVRAAKYAGATTHRVIVHHIVPNVASILIIDATLNVGFAILAETGLSFLGFGIQPPDVSLGTLIADGTPSTTTFPWVFLFPAGALVLIVLCTNLTGDGLRDALDPGSGWSRRRRRPK; encoded by the coding sequence ATGACGCAACAGACCAGCCCCGAGACCACCGCCGTCCAGTCCGGCATCGAAGCAGTCGCGTTCACTTCCCGGCGAAACCTGGTGGTACGCCGGTTCATCCGCAACAAGCCCGCGGTGGCGGCGTTGATCCTGCTCGTCCTGCTCTTCGTCGGCTGCTACGCGCTGCCGACGCTCCTGCCCTATAGCTACACGGCTCTGGACTACGACGCGCTGTTGCAGCCGCCGTCAGTGCGGCACTGGTTCGGCACCAATGCACTCGGCCAGGATCTTTTGGCTAGGACCCTGCGCGGCATGCAGAAGTCGATGCTGATCGGCTTTTGCGTGGCAGTGATCTCGACGAGTATCGCCGCCGCGGTCGGATCGGTGGCCGGTTACTTCGGCGGCTGGCGCGACCGGGCGTTGATGTGGCTGGTCGACCTGCTGCTGGTGGTGCCCAGCTTCATCCTGATCGCCATCGTCACTCCACGGGCCAAACAGTCGAGTAGCATTCTGTGGCTCATCGCGCTGCTAGCGGCGTTCGGCTGGATGGTGAGCTCACGAATGGTGCGCGGTTTGACGATGAGCCTGCGAGAACGCGAATTTGTCCGGGCAGCGAAATATGCGGGCGCCACAACCCATCGCGTCATCGTCCATCACATCGTACCGAATGTCGCTTCGATCCTGATTATTGACGCCACACTCAACGTCGGATTCGCTATCCTCGCCGAAACGGGGTTGAGCTTTTTGGGATTTGGCATCCAACCGCCCGATGTTTCACTAGGCACACTGATCGCCGACGGCACGCCTTCGACGACGACATTCCCATGGGTTTTTCTGTTCCCGGCCGGAGCATTGGTGCTGATCGTATTGTGCACCAACCTTACCGGTGACGGCTTGCGTGACGCCTTGGATCCGGGTAGCGGATGGTCACGCCGCAGGAGGCGGCCCAAGTGA
- a CDS encoding ABC transporter permease, which yields MIRFLARRLLNYVVLLTLASFLAFCLTSVTFHPLDSFIQRHPQPPPEAIHAKAVELGLDKPIPLRYAKWASGAVRGDFGATVTGHPVSQELWRRIGVSLRLLAIGSVLGAVIGVAAGAWGAVRQYRLSDRVITVLSLTVLSIPSFVLAGLLILAGLRVNDFTGLRIFLYTGETSPISAGGVWHQLVDRIQHIVLPTLTLALAAIAGFSRYQRNAMLDVLSEDFIRTARAKGLTRRRALFKHGLRTALIPMATLFAYGVSGLVVGAVFVEKIFGWHGMGEWVVQGISTQDTNVVAAITVFSGAAVLLAGLLSDVIYAALDPRVRVS from the coding sequence ATGATCCGCTTTCTAGCGCGCCGGTTGCTCAACTATGTCGTCCTGTTGACGCTGGCGTCTTTTCTGGCGTTCTGCCTGACCTCGGTGACATTTCATCCCCTGGACAGTTTCATCCAGCGCCACCCACAGCCCCCGCCCGAAGCCATCCATGCCAAAGCCGTTGAGCTTGGCCTGGATAAGCCCATACCGCTGCGGTACGCAAAATGGGCTTCCGGGGCGGTCCGCGGTGACTTCGGCGCGACGGTGACCGGTCATCCTGTCTCGCAGGAGCTGTGGCGCCGGATCGGAGTCAGCCTTCGGCTGTTGGCGATCGGCTCGGTGCTGGGCGCGGTGATCGGCGTCGCGGCGGGAGCCTGGGGAGCGGTGCGCCAGTACCGCCTCAGCGATCGCGTCATCACCGTGCTGTCGTTGACCGTCCTGAGCATTCCGTCCTTCGTGCTGGCCGGCCTGCTCATCCTGGCCGGGCTGCGGGTGAACGACTTCACCGGGCTGAGGATCTTTTTGTACACCGGTGAGACGTCACCGATTTCGGCCGGCGGAGTATGGCATCAGCTGGTCGACCGGATCCAGCATATTGTGTTGCCGACTCTGACGCTCGCGCTGGCCGCGATCGCAGGGTTCAGCCGCTACCAACGTAACGCGATGCTCGACGTGCTCAGTGAAGATTTCATCCGGACCGCGCGCGCCAAGGGTCTGACCCGGCGGCGTGCGCTGTTCAAACACGGCTTGCGCACCGCGCTGATTCCGATGGCCACGTTGTTCGCCTACGGGGTCAGCGGTCTGGTCGTCGGCGCAGTTTTCGTCGAGAAGATCTTCGGCTGGCATGGCATGGGCGAGTGGGTGGTACAAGGCATCTCGACGCAGGACACCAACGTGGTCGCGGCAATCACCGTGTTTTCCGGGGCGGCGGTTCTACTTGCCGGACTGTTGTCCGATGTCATCTATGCGGCGCTGGATCCACGGGTGCGGGTGTCATGA
- a CDS encoding beta-class carbonic anhydrase, with translation MTVTDEYLANNARYAATFKGPLPLPPSKHVAVLACMDARLDVYRILGLKEGEAHVIRNAGGVVTDDAIRSLAISQRLLGTREIILIHHTDCGMLTFTDDEFKGAIQQETGLKPPWAAEAFPDLEEDVRQSLRRIEASPFVTKHESLRGFIFDVATGKLNEVTL, from the coding sequence GTGACGGTTACTGACGAATACCTCGCCAATAACGCCAGATATGCGGCCACGTTCAAAGGCCCGCTGCCGCTGCCGCCGAGCAAACACGTCGCGGTGCTGGCGTGTATGGACGCCCGGCTGGACGTCTACCGCATCCTCGGGCTCAAGGAGGGCGAGGCACACGTCATTCGGAATGCCGGCGGGGTGGTCACCGACGACGCAATCCGCTCACTTGCCATCAGCCAGCGGCTACTGGGAACGAGAGAAATCATCCTGATCCACCACACCGACTGCGGGATGCTCACGTTCACCGACGACGAGTTCAAGGGGGCGATCCAGCAGGAGACCGGTCTTAAGCCCCCGTGGGCCGCCGAGGCCTTCCCAGACCTCGAAGAAGACGTTCGCCAGTCGTTGCGCCGCATCGAGGCCAGCCCGTTTGTCACCAAACACGAGTCGCTGCGCGGGTTTATCTTCGACGTCGCCACCGGCAAGCTCAACGAGGTCACTCTCTAG
- a CDS encoding PaaI family thioesterase, protein MIAQFLPQSPFVAKLGIVADMLDDHEVRLRLPWDPSNVTVGDMVHGGAIATLADLTVMAAAWCGADTPPQPRGVTVSMALDFMAPARATDVIGIGRALRRGRSLVNREAEIVDPQDRLIAKALGTYKLG, encoded by the coding sequence GTGATCGCGCAATTCCTGCCGCAGTCCCCCTTCGTCGCCAAACTTGGAATCGTCGCCGACATGCTCGACGACCACGAGGTGCGGCTGCGTCTCCCGTGGGATCCGTCCAATGTCACCGTCGGCGACATGGTGCACGGCGGTGCTATCGCGACGTTGGCCGATCTCACGGTCATGGCCGCAGCGTGGTGCGGGGCCGACACGCCGCCCCAGCCGAGGGGCGTGACGGTGTCGATGGCGCTGGACTTCATGGCGCCGGCCCGCGCAACCGACGTGATCGGGATAGGCCGGGCGTTGCGGCGCGGCCGGTCACTGGTCAACCGCGAGGCCGAGATCGTCGACCCGCAGGACCGGCTGATCGCGAAGGCGCTTGGCACCTACAAGCTCGGCTGA
- the cysD gene encoding sulfate adenylyltransferase subunit CysD gives MTNQVATGPTAVPAAGQYELSHLRSLEAEAIHIIREVAAEFERPVLLFSGGKDSIVMLHLALKAFHPGRPPFPVMHVDTGHNFDEVIATRDELVKQTGVRLIVAKVQDDIDAGRVVETIPSRNPLQTVTLLRAIRENRFDAAFGGARRDEERARAKERVFSFRDEFGQWDPKAQRPEVWNLYNGRHHKGEHIRVFPLSNWTEFDVWSYVGAEKITLPSIYFAHRRRVFERDGMLLAVHRYMQPRAGEKVFEASVRFRTVGDVTCTGCVESTAATVAEVIAETAVARLTERGATRADDRISEAGMEDRKRQGYF, from the coding sequence ATGACCAATCAAGTAGCCACCGGCCCCACCGCCGTTCCGGCAGCCGGCCAATACGAGTTGAGCCATCTGCGCTCGCTGGAAGCCGAAGCGATCCACATCATCCGGGAGGTGGCCGCGGAGTTCGAGCGGCCGGTGCTGCTGTTTTCCGGCGGCAAGGACTCGATCGTGATGTTGCACCTGGCGCTCAAGGCCTTTCATCCTGGCCGGCCGCCTTTCCCGGTGATGCATGTCGACACCGGCCACAACTTCGACGAGGTCATCGCCACCCGCGACGAGTTGGTCAAACAGACTGGAGTGCGGTTGATCGTGGCCAAGGTGCAAGACGACATCGATGCCGGCCGAGTCGTGGAGACTATCCCGTCACGCAACCCCCTTCAGACGGTGACGCTGCTGCGCGCCATCCGCGAAAACCGGTTCGACGCCGCGTTCGGCGGAGCGCGCCGCGACGAGGAACGCGCACGCGCCAAGGAGCGGGTGTTCAGTTTCCGCGACGAGTTCGGGCAGTGGGATCCCAAGGCGCAACGGCCGGAGGTGTGGAACCTCTACAACGGACGCCACCACAAGGGCGAGCACATCCGGGTGTTTCCGCTGTCCAACTGGACCGAGTTCGACGTCTGGTCATACGTCGGCGCCGAGAAGATCACCCTCCCGTCAATCTATTTCGCGCACCGGCGCAGGGTTTTCGAGCGTGACGGCATGCTGCTGGCCGTGCACCGGTACATGCAGCCGCGTGCAGGAGAGAAGGTGTTCGAGGCGTCGGTGCGGTTCCGCACCGTCGGCGACGTCACCTGCACCGGTTGCGTGGAATCGACTGCGGCCACGGTGGCCGAGGTGATTGCCGAGACGGCGGTGGCGCGGTTGACCGAGCGGGGAGCCACCCGCGCCGACGATCGGATCTCGGAAGCCGGCATGGAAGACCGCAAACGGCAGGGGTACTTCTAA
- the cysC gene encoding adenylyl-sulfate kinase — protein sequence MTGTTTLLRIATAGSVDDGKSTLIGRLLYDSKAMMEDQWASVQRTSKERGHDYTDLALVTDGLRAEREQGITIDVAYRYFSTPKRKFIIADTPGHIQYTRNMVTGASTAHLAVVLVDARHGLREQSRRHTFLASLLGIRHIVLAVNKMDLIDWNQEKFETIRDEFHAFAARLDVHDVVTIPMSALHGDNVVTKSEHTPWYDGPALLPYLEEVYIAGDRNLVDVRFPVQYVIRPQTREHQDHRSYAGSMASGVMRPGDEVVVLPSGKSTRITAIDGPSGPVAEAFPPMAISVRLADDLDISRGDMIARPTNQPRAAREFDATVCWMADDAALEPGREYLIKHTTRTTRAKVKELAYRLDVNTLHRDKSATALTLNELGRVTLRTQEPLLLDEYTRNTSTGSFILIDPYTNGTVAAGMVLRDVSARTPSPNTVRHKSLVTAEDRLTGRGRTVWFTGLSGSGKSSVAMLVERKLLEKGVAAYVLDGDNLRHGLNADLGFSMADRAENLRRLAHVAVLLADCGQTVLVPAISPLEEHRKLARQVHAEAGIDFVEVFCDTPLEDCERRDPKGLYAKARAGEITHFTGIDSPYQRPKNPDLRLTPDRSLDELAQQVVDLIESRR from the coding sequence ATGACTGGAACTACCACGCTGCTTCGTATCGCCACCGCGGGTTCCGTCGACGACGGCAAGTCCACCCTGATCGGGCGGCTGCTCTACGACTCCAAGGCCATGATGGAAGACCAGTGGGCATCGGTGCAGCGCACCTCCAAGGAACGAGGCCACGACTACACCGACCTGGCGCTGGTCACCGACGGTCTGCGGGCCGAACGCGAGCAGGGCATCACCATCGATGTCGCGTACCGCTACTTCTCCACGCCCAAGCGGAAATTCATCATCGCCGACACCCCCGGCCACATCCAGTACACCCGCAACATGGTCACCGGAGCCTCCACAGCCCACCTGGCAGTCGTGCTCGTCGACGCCCGCCATGGCCTGCGCGAGCAATCCCGCCGGCACACCTTCCTCGCGTCGCTGCTCGGCATCCGCCACATCGTGCTGGCCGTCAACAAGATGGACCTGATCGACTGGAACCAAGAGAAATTCGAGACTATCCGCGACGAGTTCCACGCCTTCGCCGCCCGGCTTGACGTGCACGACGTGGTCACCATTCCGATGTCGGCGCTGCACGGCGACAACGTGGTCACCAAGTCGGAGCACACACCGTGGTACGACGGCCCGGCGCTGCTGCCCTATCTGGAAGAGGTGTACATCGCCGGCGACCGCAACCTGGTCGACGTCCGGTTCCCCGTCCAGTACGTCATCCGGCCGCAGACTCGCGAGCACCAAGACCACCGCAGCTACGCGGGCAGCATGGCCAGCGGAGTGATGCGACCGGGCGACGAAGTCGTCGTACTGCCCAGCGGCAAGAGCACCCGCATCACCGCCATCGATGGGCCCAGCGGCCCGGTGGCCGAAGCGTTTCCGCCGATGGCGATATCGGTCAGGCTCGCCGACGACCTGGACATCTCCCGCGGTGACATGATCGCGCGGCCCACGAACCAGCCTCGGGCCGCACGAGAGTTCGACGCGACCGTGTGCTGGATGGCCGACGACGCGGCGCTGGAGCCCGGCCGCGAGTACCTCATCAAGCACACCACCCGCACCACACGCGCGAAGGTAAAAGAGCTGGCCTACCGGCTCGACGTCAACACCCTGCACCGCGACAAGAGTGCTACAGCGTTGACACTCAACGAACTTGGCCGCGTCACGCTGCGCACCCAGGAACCATTGCTGCTCGACGAGTACACCCGCAACACCAGCACGGGGTCATTCATCCTCATCGACCCCTACACCAACGGGACGGTGGCCGCCGGCATGGTATTGCGCGACGTCTCTGCCCGTACGCCGAGCCCGAACACCGTGCGGCACAAGTCGTTGGTGACCGCCGAAGATCGGTTAACCGGACGTGGGCGCACCGTATGGTTCACCGGACTGTCCGGATCGGGCAAGTCGTCGGTCGCCATGTTGGTGGAGCGGAAACTGCTGGAAAAGGGCGTTGCCGCTTACGTTCTCGACGGCGACAATCTGCGACATGGCCTCAACGCCGACCTCGGGTTCAGCATGGCCGATCGCGCGGAAAACCTGCGCCGGCTGGCGCATGTGGCGGTGCTGCTCGCCGATTGCGGGCAGACCGTCCTGGTGCCGGCGATCAGCCCGCTCGAAGAGCACCGCAAGCTTGCCCGTCAGGTGCACGCCGAGGCCGGAATCGACTTCGTCGAGGTGTTCTGTGACACCCCGCTCGAAGACTGTGAGCGACGCGACCCGAAAGGCTTGTATGCCAAGGCTCGGGCCGGCGAGATCACGCATTTCACCGGCATCGACAGCCCCTACCAGCGGCCCAAGAATCCCGACCTGCGCCTTACTCCGGACCGCAGCCTCGACGAACTGGCCCAGCAGGTCGTCGACCTGATCGAGTCGCGGCGGTGA
- a CDS encoding 3'(2'),5'-bisphosphate nucleotidase CysQ, with translation MSDHELAARLATQAGELLLAVRNELADAPVAERKAAGDKRSHDFLMKALGAERPGDAVLSEEGDDDAVRLRAQRVWIVDPLDGTREFSEPGREDWAVHVALWASGELVAGAVALPAQGFTLATPHVAPPPAHHGPPRIVISRTRPPAIALQVRERLAGTLVELGSAGAKVAAIIQGLADVYVHAGGQYEWDSAAPVAVARAAGLHTSRVDGSALVYNQPDALLPDLLVCRPEHAEAVLAVTG, from the coding sequence GTGAGCGACCACGAGCTGGCCGCCCGGTTGGCCACCCAGGCCGGAGAGCTGCTCCTGGCGGTGCGCAACGAGCTCGCCGACGCGCCCGTAGCCGAACGAAAAGCGGCCGGCGACAAGCGCTCCCACGACTTTTTGATGAAGGCACTGGGAGCCGAGCGGCCAGGGGATGCGGTGCTGTCCGAAGAAGGCGACGACGACGCGGTGCGGTTGCGCGCCCAGCGGGTCTGGATCGTCGACCCGCTGGACGGCACGCGGGAGTTCTCCGAACCGGGCCGCGAGGACTGGGCGGTCCACGTGGCGCTGTGGGCATCCGGGGAACTCGTCGCCGGTGCCGTCGCGCTGCCGGCACAGGGTTTTACCCTCGCCACGCCGCACGTCGCGCCCCCGCCGGCCCACCACGGCCCGCCACGTATCGTCATCTCACGCACGCGGCCGCCGGCAATTGCGCTGCAAGTGCGTGAACGGCTCGCTGGCACCCTGGTGGAACTCGGCTCGGCGGGCGCCAAAGTCGCCGCGATTATCCAGGGCCTGGCCGACGTGTACGTCCACGCCGGCGGACAGTACGAATGGGATTCGGCGGCACCGGTCGCAGTCGCGCGCGCCGCTGGCTTGCATACCTCCCGCGTCGACGGGTCGGCGCTGGTCTACAACCAACCCGATGCGCTGCTTCCCGATTTGCTGGTGTGCCGGCCCGAACATGCCGAGGCGGTGCTGGCCGTCACCGGTTGA
- a CDS encoding Rrf2 family transcriptional regulator: protein MRMSAKAEYAVRAMIQLATADSGKLVKTDDLAHAQGIPPQFLVDILSDLRTDRLVRSHRGRDGGYELARPGTEISIADVLRCIDGPLASVRDIGLGDLPYSGPTAALTDVWRALRASMRSVLEETTLADVAAGTLPKHVKKLADDYRAQEKKRHGPRSAS from the coding sequence GTGCGCATGTCGGCCAAGGCGGAATACGCGGTCCGGGCGATGATCCAGCTAGCCACGGCCGATAGCGGCAAGCTGGTCAAGACCGACGACCTGGCGCACGCCCAGGGCATACCGCCGCAATTCCTTGTCGACATCCTCTCCGACCTGCGTACCGACCGCCTGGTCCGAAGCCACCGGGGCCGCGACGGCGGATACGAGCTGGCCCGGCCGGGCACCGAGATCAGCATCGCCGACGTGCTGCGCTGCATTGACGGTCCGCTGGCCAGCGTGCGCGACATCGGGCTGGGCGACCTGCCCTATTCCGGGCCGACGGCCGCGCTGACCGATGTCTGGCGGGCGCTGCGCGCGAGCATGCGGTCGGTGCTCGAGGAAACGACCCTGGCCGACGTGGCTGCAGGCACGCTGCCCAAACATGTCAAAAAGCTCGCCGACGACTACCGCGCTCAGGAAAAAAAGCGGCACGGCCCGCGCAGTGCCAGCTGA
- a CDS encoding VOC family protein, whose product MSISFNHTIVAARDKKESAQFLTELFGLPDPVPVGRFMAVTLEHGATLDYADVADGEEIRPQHYAFLVSEDDFDAIYGKICSRGMQHWADPRGERPGEINHNHGGRGVYFRDPNGHHLEILTRPYGSSG is encoded by the coding sequence ATGAGTATCAGTTTCAACCACACCATCGTCGCGGCTCGCGACAAGAAGGAATCCGCGCAGTTTCTCACCGAGTTGTTCGGGCTGCCGGACCCGGTGCCGGTGGGCCGGTTCATGGCCGTCACGCTCGAACACGGAGCCACCCTGGACTACGCCGACGTGGCCGACGGGGAAGAGATCCGGCCGCAGCACTACGCATTCCTCGTGTCCGAGGACGACTTCGATGCGATCTACGGCAAGATCTGCTCGCGCGGCATGCAGCACTGGGCTGATCCGCGCGGGGAACGGCCCGGGGAGATCAACCACAACCACGGCGGCCGCGGCGTCTATTTCCGCGACCCGAACGGCCACCACCTGGAAATCCTCACTCGCCCCTACGGCTCGAGCGGCTGA
- a CDS encoding VOC family protein translates to MASKSGSITGMVIAMCTTGLRHARQTTRADVAACSDNADAATRRQLSFLLGGVIYGLGGALIGLRPVADDTFDENRVGLDHITFQTASKAELDGAATHLDQLGIHHEPVKDIGPSYILEFRGPDNIALELTAPK, encoded by the coding sequence GTGGCGTCCAAGTCCGGTTCCATCACCGGCATGGTCATTGCGATGTGCACGACGGGATTGCGGCATGCGAGGCAAACGACCCGCGCCGACGTGGCAGCATGTTCCGACAACGCTGACGCGGCCACCCGCCGGCAGCTCAGTTTCCTGTTGGGCGGCGTGATCTACGGCCTCGGTGGCGCACTGATCGGGCTGCGGCCAGTTGCCGACGACACCTTCGACGAAAATCGTGTTGGGCTGGACCACATCACGTTTCAGACGGCGAGCAAGGCCGAATTAGACGGCGCCGCTACGCATCTCGATCAACTCGGCATCCACCACGAGCCGGTCAAAGATATTGGGCCGTCCTACATCCTGGAATTCCGCGGCCCGGACAACATCGCATTAGAGCTCACCGCCCCGAAGTAG
- a CDS encoding GNAT family N-acetyltransferase produces the protein MALDRSLHGNGYGEQLLIDALSKAVAHSEIGGGRLIMVDAIDAEAQAFYTRYGFIAVKNRERRLVMKVATVEKALGERWRD, from the coding sequence CTGGCCCTCGACCGTTCGCTTCACGGCAACGGTTATGGAGAGCAGCTGCTAATCGACGCCCTCAGCAAGGCTGTGGCCCATTCTGAGATCGGGGGCGGCCGCCTAATCATGGTGGACGCCATCGATGCCGAGGCGCAGGCGTTCTACACCCGTTACGGCTTCATCGCGGTGAAGAACCGCGAACGCCGCCTGGTGATGAAGGTCGCCACTGTCGAGAAGGCGCTCGGAGAACGCTGGCGCGACTAA